One window of the Pyrinomonadaceae bacterium genome contains the following:
- a CDS encoding metallophosphoesterase: MKRFIFSAVVMAALILSSSLSPSAYAQTANGNGSKNGSAARAHSAVKLTLPLKKDSLKFAVMGDTGTGSDKQQQVADKMVQYYGTYPFEFVLMLGDNMYGGESAKDFEIKFAEPYKQLLDKQVKFYAALGNHDQRLQKNYVNFNMNGKEYYRFKKGNVAFYALNSTYMDKTQVKWLEDELAKDTSEWKVAFMHHPPYSSGGKHGSDDQLREVIEPIFVKYGVNVVLTGHDHFYERIKPQKGIHYFVSGAAGKLRTGDIKDGSPLTAKGYDRDLSFMLIEVDDKQMHFQAISRTGETIDSGVINHPRVKP; this comes from the coding sequence ATGAAACGATTTATCTTTTCGGCGGTCGTAATGGCCGCGCTAATTCTTTCCAGCTCGCTCTCCCCATCAGCTTACGCGCAGACTGCTAACGGCAACGGTTCGAAAAACGGCAGTGCCGCCCGCGCCCATAGCGCGGTTAAGCTGACGTTGCCGCTCAAGAAAGATTCGCTGAAGTTTGCGGTGATGGGCGACACCGGCACCGGCAGCGACAAGCAACAGCAAGTTGCCGACAAGATGGTCCAGTATTACGGGACATACCCGTTTGAGTTCGTGTTAATGCTCGGCGACAACATGTATGGCGGCGAGTCCGCCAAAGACTTCGAAATTAAGTTTGCTGAGCCTTACAAACAGTTGCTGGACAAGCAGGTGAAGTTCTACGCAGCCTTGGGCAACCATGATCAGCGGCTGCAGAAAAACTACGTCAACTTCAACATGAACGGGAAGGAATACTACCGGTTCAAAAAAGGCAACGTTGCCTTCTACGCCCTGAACAGTACTTACATGGACAAGACACAGGTGAAGTGGCTCGAGGATGAGTTGGCGAAGGACACTTCAGAATGGAAAGTCGCGTTCATGCACCATCCGCCTTACTCGTCCGGCGGCAAACATGGATCGGACGACCAGTTACGTGAAGTCATCGAACCGATTTTCGTGAAGTACGGCGTGAACGTGGTGCTGACGGGCCACGATCACTTCTACGAGCGTATCAAGCCGCAGAAAGGCATCCACTACTTTGTCTCAGGCGCGGCCGGCAAGCTTCGCACCGGTGACATCAAGGATGGATCTCCGCTGACGGCGAAGGGCTACGATCGCGATTTGAGCTTTATGCTAATCGAGGTTGATGACAAGCAGATGCACTTCCAGGCGATTTCTCGCACCGGCGAAACGATCGATTCGGGAGTGATCAATCATCCGCGGGTTAAGCCGTAA
- a CDS encoding isocitrate dehydrogenase (NAD(+)), translated as MAHRITLIPGDGIGPEVASAVVRIIEASGVPVEWEKHVAGQEALDKFGKTLPDELLESIKRNKVGLKGPITTPVGKGFTSVNVGLRKALDLFANLRPIRALPNVPCRNPELDLVVVRENTESLYSGLEHEIIPGVVESLKIITEKASTRIAKFAFDFARDEKRKKITCTHKANIMKMSDGLFLKCFRTTAQDYSDIESADMIIDNAAMQLVMRPEQFDILLCENLYGDIVSDLCAGLIGGLGLVPGANIGEKGAVFEAVHGSAPDIAGKGIANPTALLQSAILMLRHIEERAAAEKIERAMLAVFEEGKVRTRDVGGSASTNEFADAIIAKMK; from the coding sequence ATGGCGCATCGTATCACACTGATTCCAGGCGATGGCATCGGCCCCGAAGTCGCTTCCGCCGTTGTGCGCATCATCGAAGCTTCCGGCGTCCCGGTCGAGTGGGAAAAGCATGTCGCCGGACAGGAAGCGCTGGATAAGTTCGGAAAGACGCTGCCTGACGAACTGCTCGAATCGATCAAACGAAACAAAGTCGGATTGAAGGGCCCCATCACGACGCCCGTGGGAAAGGGTTTCACTTCAGTCAACGTCGGTCTGCGCAAGGCGCTCGATCTCTTTGCCAACCTGCGTCCGATTCGGGCGTTGCCGAATGTTCCGTGTCGCAATCCCGAACTGGATCTGGTAGTCGTGCGCGAAAACACCGAAAGCCTCTATTCGGGTCTGGAACACGAAATCATTCCCGGCGTGGTCGAGAGCCTGAAGATCATTACTGAGAAAGCTTCAACGCGTATTGCGAAGTTCGCCTTCGACTTTGCCCGGGATGAAAAGCGAAAGAAGATCACCTGCACGCACAAAGCCAACATCATGAAGATGTCCGACGGGCTCTTCCTGAAATGCTTCCGCACCACCGCGCAGGATTACTCTGACATTGAATCGGCCGATATGATTATCGACAACGCGGCGATGCAGCTCGTGATGCGGCCTGAGCAGTTCGACATCCTCCTGTGCGAGAACCTTTACGGCGACATTGTTTCCGATTTGTGCGCCGGCTTGATTGGCGGTCTCGGCCTGGTTCCCGGAGCGAACATTGGCGAGAAGGGCGCGGTGTTCGAAGCGGTGCACGGTTCAGCTCCTGACATCGCTGGAAAGGGAATCGCCAATCCGACAGCTTTGCTGCAATCGGCGATTCTGATGCTGCGTCACATCGAAGAACGTGCCGCGGCGGAGAAAATCGAGCGCGCGATGCTGGCGGTCTTCGAAGAAGGAAAAGTTCGCACGCGCGACGTGGGCGGCTCAGCCAGCACAAATGAGTTCGCCGATGCGATCATCGCGAAGATGAAATAG
- the thiO gene encoding glycine oxidase ThiO — protein MSLNEPFPAKPSADALIVGGGVIGLSIARELALRGVRHVTVIERGEFGKEASWAAGGILAPQVEADRVDDFFALASASRDLYPAFARALQDETGIDVQLEQTGTLYVGFTETDEQEMRRRYDWQTRAGLRVEWLDGKDARHLEPNIASRVCCALRFSDDWQVDNRRLISALIRANQKLGVQLIPNCEVRSVRIEDGRVTGIESGHSNSVPRSLGGESARTFIAAPIVVIAAGAWTSALKTSATNSAAVQIEPVRGQMLCFQNDPPLARHVIYSSRGYLVPRRNGHLLAGSTSEHVGFDKRVTDEGAVSIKSMAFEIAPGLESAAIVDSWAGFRPHAPDDLPVLGAAGDIDGLFYATGHYRNGILLAPVTADCIANMIITRSPGRNLEAFSPSRFRPAHVFTAA, from the coding sequence GTGTCTCTGAATGAACCATTTCCAGCAAAGCCGTCTGCTGATGCCCTAATCGTCGGCGGCGGCGTTATCGGATTGTCGATTGCGCGCGAACTCGCACTGCGCGGTGTGCGTCACGTGACCGTGATCGAACGCGGCGAGTTCGGCAAGGAAGCATCGTGGGCGGCGGGCGGAATCCTCGCCCCTCAAGTTGAAGCTGATCGCGTTGATGATTTTTTCGCACTCGCCAGTGCGAGTCGTGATCTTTACCCTGCCTTTGCCCGCGCACTTCAGGACGAAACCGGGATTGATGTTCAGCTCGAGCAAACCGGCACGCTGTACGTCGGTTTCACTGAAACTGACGAACAAGAGATGCGGCGCCGTTATGATTGGCAGACGCGGGCCGGTTTGCGCGTCGAGTGGCTAGACGGTAAAGACGCGAGGCATTTAGAGCCTAACATCGCGTCGCGTGTCTGTTGCGCGCTTCGCTTTTCCGACGACTGGCAGGTCGATAATCGACGACTGATTTCGGCACTCATTCGGGCTAACCAGAAACTCGGGGTTCAGCTAATCCCGAACTGCGAAGTCAGATCGGTTCGAATCGAAGATGGACGCGTGACTGGTATCGAAAGTGGCCATTCAAATTCGGTTCCCCGCTCGCTGGGAGGCGAGAGCGCAAGAACATTCATCGCCGCGCCCATCGTCGTCATTGCCGCCGGCGCCTGGACGTCTGCTCTCAAGACCTCAGCGACGAATTCAGCGGCAGTTCAGATTGAACCAGTGCGCGGGCAGATGCTCTGTTTCCAAAACGACCCGCCGCTTGCGCGTCACGTGATTTATAGCTCGCGCGGATATTTGGTGCCGCGACGCAATGGCCATCTGCTCGCGGGCTCAACCAGCGAACACGTGGGATTCGACAAACGCGTGACGGATGAAGGCGCGGTCTCGATCAAATCGATGGCTTTTGAGATCGCTCCGGGACTTGAATCGGCCGCGATTGTGGACTCATGGGCGGGTTTCCGGCCGCATGCGCCGGATGATCTACCGGTGCTCGGTGCGGCGGGCGACATTGACGGTTTGTTCTACGCCACCGGTCATTACCGAAACGGGATCCTGCTGGCTCCGGTTACTGCCGACTGCATAGCAAACATGATCATTACTCGATCACCGGGTCGCAATCTCGAAGCCTTTTCACCAAGTCGTTTTCGTCCTGCACACGTCTTCACCGCCGCATGA
- a CDS encoding HEAT repeat domain-containing protein: MSTHRTARITLFKLIFLVFAVAPFAAQAQTTPSQSFTTSEGDLFEVSLELDKDTIMLSEPMYMSFHFKSFSSRDLCVGIGGDYRNKLGRPNSFKVSVVREDAKAVPQPDAGPGFGGFSGCGIIPAGKTYDIRLYLPHWATFEDAGSYEITVERNLRVGAYTAESVPTSFKARLSRTLNVVANDSEQTSALINSLGAVMLEKDNQKNREAASMLGYYVKDKRTLPHFAAAMEKFGAEPEWSDEQIIVAKAAWALSTFDDDRAIDALEKVMTSQVDDTRLAVAEAFAASKHARAYNLLLSMKNDTYSLVRVRIAERLSQVNSKDSIALLREMLADENEDVRKAARVSLDKLRKNDANGMNP, from the coding sequence ATGAGCACTCACAGAACGGCCCGAATAACTCTTTTCAAGCTTATCTTTCTTGTTTTTGCCGTGGCGCCGTTTGCTGCTCAGGCGCAAACCACTCCCTCGCAATCCTTCACCACGTCTGAAGGTGACCTCTTTGAAGTGAGTCTCGAGCTGGACAAGGACACCATCATGCTTTCGGAACCCATGTACATGTCGTTCCACTTCAAGAGTTTCTCGTCGCGCGATCTGTGTGTCGGAATCGGCGGCGACTATCGAAACAAGCTTGGACGGCCCAACAGTTTCAAAGTTTCAGTGGTGCGTGAAGACGCGAAGGCGGTCCCTCAGCCGGACGCGGGCCCGGGGTTTGGTGGCTTTAGCGGCTGCGGAATTATTCCCGCCGGCAAGACCTACGACATCCGTCTCTATTTGCCGCATTGGGCCACGTTTGAAGATGCCGGATCTTACGAGATAACGGTCGAGAGGAATCTAAGAGTCGGTGCGTACACTGCCGAATCTGTTCCGACGTCATTTAAGGCGCGCCTCAGCCGCACTCTTAACGTCGTCGCAAACGACAGTGAACAAACGAGCGCGCTGATCAACTCACTCGGGGCGGTGATGCTCGAAAAAGATAACCAGAAGAACCGGGAAGCTGCCTCGATGCTTGGTTACTATGTGAAGGACAAACGAACGCTTCCACACTTTGCGGCAGCGATGGAAAAGTTCGGCGCTGAGCCTGAGTGGAGTGACGAACAGATTATCGTCGCGAAAGCAGCCTGGGCGCTGTCCACGTTTGATGATGATCGGGCGATTGACGCATTGGAAAAAGTGATGACCAGCCAGGTTGATGACACCCGCCTCGCAGTGGCTGAGGCGTTTGCTGCCAGTAAACATGCGCGCGCGTACAATCTCCTCCTGTCGATGAAGAACGATACTTATTCGCTTGTACGAGTACGAATTGCTGAACGGCTCAGCCAGGTGAACTCTAAGGATTCCATCGCGTTATTGCGCGAGATGCTGGCGGATGAAAACGAAGATGTTCGCAAAGCGGCGCGCGTGAGTCTCGATAAACTGCGGAAGAATGACGCGAATGGAATGAATCCCTGA